Proteins encoded in a region of the Pseudomonas putida genome:
- a CDS encoding cobalamin-binding protein gives MRLLPGLLALLACTALAADPLRVVSLAPSMTEIMLELQADDLLVGVLDGGERPAALGDLPSVGRQGQLDMERLLSLRPDLLLLWPGSVSPAQRDQLKRLGIATFSAEPHDIDQLIEQIEAIAGRIGRAEQGHAYAQALRKRLQQLRQQYGRDEPLQVFYQVWDRPLYTLGGRQVVSDALAVCGARNVFADLSQPAPQVSVESVLLRDPQVILAGDQAQLASWKAWPQLRAVADGRLLVVPDKGLERPSGQMIEATARLCALLAAKAPASR, from the coding sequence ATGCGCCTGCTGCCTGGCCTGCTGGCGCTGTTAGCCTGCACCGCGCTGGCCGCCGACCCCTTGCGGGTGGTCAGCCTGGCCCCCTCGATGACTGAAATCATGCTTGAGCTGCAGGCCGACGACTTGTTGGTGGGCGTGCTCGACGGTGGCGAACGGCCGGCTGCCCTGGGCGACTTGCCCTCGGTCGGGCGCCAAGGGCAGCTGGACATGGAGCGTTTGCTCAGCCTGCGCCCCGACTTGTTGTTGCTGTGGCCTGGCAGCGTATCGCCCGCCCAGCGCGACCAGCTCAAGCGCCTGGGCATTGCCACCTTCAGTGCCGAACCCCATGACATCGACCAACTGATCGAGCAGATCGAGGCCATTGCCGGGCGCATTGGGCGTGCCGAGCAAGGCCACGCGTACGCTCAAGCCCTGCGCAAGCGGCTGCAGCAGCTGCGCCAGCAGTATGGGCGAGACGAACCCTTGCAGGTGTTCTATCAAGTGTGGGATAGGCCGTTGTACACGCTCGGTGGCCGCCAGGTGGTGAGCGACGCCCTGGCCGTGTGCGGGGCGCGCAACGTATTCGCCGACCTCAGCCAGCCGGCACCGCAGGTGAGTGTGGAGTCTGTACTGCTGCGTGATCCGCAGGTCATCCTGGCCGGCGATCAGGCACAGTTGGCCAGCTGGAAGGCCTGGCCGCAGCTTCGAGCCGTGGCTGATGGGCGCCTGCTGGTGGTGCCTGACAAAGGCCTGGAGCGCCCCAGCGGGCAGATGATCGAGGCCACCGCCCGCCTGTGCGCGTTGCTCGCGGCTAAAGCACCGGCGTCCAGGTAA
- a CDS encoding TonB-dependent receptor, translated as MKTPTFATLLCLPLPLLATERDDALKLPDVLISASRQVESRTATSAANTVFTRTDIDRLQPTSVTDLLTRVPGVQVAPTGGRGSLPGIFIRGTKAAQSLVLVDGVRIANATSGDSGLQFLDVDQIERIEVLRGSRSAVYGSDAIGGVIQIFTRRSNGPGLQPRLRMAAGSNQTFQRSLGLSGGNDATRFNLGASLDETAGIDSTGPSFDSDGDHDAYRNRSLNLSLSHTFNERFEAGVNLLDSRGRSEYDNPYGRLDEDTWLSYPQQPYTDFSVSSLGGWFDAQLNDAWHSRLELGHSENRDDKRDKLSDQRFIYNTYRDQVTWQNDLAFDDQNQLMLGGDWYEERFHGTANFSEDSRWNRAAFAQYRFTGEHFSSELGVRHDRNQQYGDQTTWNASLTLPLNSRNDLLASYSEGFRAPTFNDLYDVQYGNPDLRPEHSKSYELQWRSQLASHTRLEASLYRTDLRDAINYDPTLRRPGNVDNARINGFELSLLQEWAGWTSQLGVSMIDPRDRESGHTLQRRARRTLNLDLDRQFERFSVGASWQAVSGSYDDPSNNERIGGYGLVGLRGGMRLTTDVKLELKLDNLLDKQYSRAMYSFDGSQYGYREEGRTLLFSVTWTPVL; from the coding sequence ATGAAAACCCCAACCTTCGCCACCCTGCTCTGCCTCCCTCTTCCGCTGCTGGCCACTGAGCGCGACGACGCCCTCAAGCTCCCCGACGTATTGATCAGCGCCAGCCGCCAAGTCGAATCGCGCACCGCTACCAGCGCCGCCAACACCGTCTTCACCCGCACCGACATCGACCGCCTGCAACCCACCAGCGTCACCGACCTGCTCACCCGCGTGCCCGGCGTGCAGGTGGCACCTACCGGTGGCCGTGGCAGCCTGCCTGGCATCTTCATTCGCGGCACCAAGGCAGCACAAAGCCTGGTGCTGGTCGATGGCGTGCGCATCGCCAACGCCACCTCCGGCGACAGCGGCCTGCAGTTTCTCGACGTCGACCAGATCGAGCGCATCGAAGTGCTGCGCGGCTCGCGCTCGGCGGTGTACGGCAGCGATGCCATAGGCGGGGTGATCCAGATTTTCACCCGCCGTAGCAATGGCCCCGGCCTGCAGCCGCGCCTGCGCATGGCCGCTGGCAGCAACCAGACCTTTCAACGCAGCCTGGGGCTTTCTGGCGGCAACGATGCGACCCGCTTCAACCTGGGCGCCAGCCTGGATGAAACTGCCGGCATCGACTCGACCGGGCCGTCCTTCGACAGCGATGGCGACCACGATGCCTACCGCAACCGATCGCTCAACCTGAGCCTGAGCCATACGTTCAACGAACGTTTCGAGGCAGGTGTAAACCTGCTCGACAGCCGCGGGCGCAGTGAATACGACAATCCGTACGGGCGACTCGATGAAGATACCTGGCTGAGTTATCCACAACAGCCCTACACCGATTTCAGCGTCAGCAGCCTGGGCGGCTGGTTCGATGCCCAACTCAACGACGCCTGGCACTCGAGGCTGGAACTGGGCCACAGCGAAAACCGCGACGACAAACGCGACAAACTCAGCGACCAGCGCTTCATTTACAACACCTATCGTGATCAGGTCACCTGGCAGAACGATCTCGCCTTCGACGACCAAAACCAACTGATGCTCGGTGGCGATTGGTACGAGGAACGCTTCCATGGCACGGCGAACTTCAGCGAAGACAGCCGCTGGAACCGCGCCGCCTTCGCCCAGTACCGTTTTACCGGGGAACACTTCTCGAGCGAGCTCGGCGTACGTCACGACCGCAACCAACAGTACGGCGACCAGACCACTTGGAACGCCAGCCTTACCCTTCCATTGAATTCCCGCAACGACCTACTGGCGTCTTACAGCGAAGGGTTTCGCGCCCCCACTTTCAATGACCTCTACGACGTACAGTACGGTAACCCGGACCTGCGCCCCGAGCACTCGAAGAGTTACGAGCTGCAATGGCGCAGCCAACTGGCCAGCCATACCCGACTGGAAGCCTCGCTGTATCGCACCGACCTACGCGATGCGATCAACTACGACCCAACGCTCAGGCGACCCGGCAATGTCGACAATGCACGCATCAATGGCTTCGAGTTGTCGTTGCTGCAGGAGTGGGCTGGCTGGACCTCTCAGTTGGGGGTGAGCATGATTGATCCCCGAGACCGCGAAAGCGGACATACCCTGCAGCGACGCGCCCGCCGCACGTTGAACCTTGACCTGGATCGTCAGTTCGAACGCTTCAGCGTGGGCGCGAGCTGGCAGGCTGTCAGCGGCAGCTACGACGATCCATCGAACAATGAGCGCATAGGTGGCTATGGACTTGTAGGCCTACGAGGCGGCATGCGCCTGACGACGGATGTAAAGCTTGAACTGAAGCTCGACAACCTGTTGGACAAACAGTACAGCCGAGCCATGTACAGCTTCGATGGCAGCCAGTACGGCTACCGCGAAGAAGGCCGCACGCTGCTGTTCAGCGTTACCTGGACGCCGGTGCTTTAG
- the ribA gene encoding GTP cyclohydrolase II, whose translation MPVVFVAASKLPTPFATFTMHGFLDEATGREHVVLSLGDIADGQPVLGRLHSECLTGDALFSQRCDCGSQLEAALQAIAREGRGVLLYLRQEGRGIGLLNKIRAYELQDGGADTVEANERLGFAADQRDYAMCLPMLEHLGVKSLRLMTNNPRKVKALTDMNIVVAERVPLHTGHNPHNRYYLATKAGKLGHMLGNEHQGEAPQA comes from the coding sequence GTGCCCGTCGTCTTTGTTGCCGCCTCTAAACTCCCGACTCCCTTCGCGACCTTCACCATGCATGGCTTTCTCGACGAAGCCACTGGCCGTGAGCATGTGGTGCTCAGCCTGGGTGATATCGCGGACGGCCAGCCGGTGCTGGGGCGCCTGCACTCCGAGTGCCTGACCGGCGATGCCCTGTTCAGCCAGCGCTGCGATTGCGGCTCGCAGCTGGAAGCCGCGCTGCAGGCCATCGCCCGCGAAGGCCGTGGCGTGCTGCTGTACCTGCGTCAAGAAGGCCGTGGCATCGGCCTGCTGAACAAGATCCGTGCCTACGAACTGCAGGATGGCGGCGCCGACACCGTCGAAGCCAACGAGCGTCTGGGCTTTGCCGCCGACCAGCGTGACTACGCCATGTGCCTGCCGATGCTCGAGCACTTGGGTGTGAAGTCGCTGCGCCTGATGACCAACAACCCACGCAAGGTCAAAGCCCTGACCGACATGAATATCGTGGTTGCCGAGCGTGTGCCGCTGCACACCGGGCACAACCCGCACAACCGTTACTACCTGGCGACCAAGGCCGGTAAGTTGGGCCACATGCTGGGCAACGAGCACCAGGGCGAGGCGCCACAGGCGTGA
- a CDS encoding MFS transporter: MTRAEVKRRLALAWWQYLAVGLVPLPVMAWAFGGGDALIPVLAMPLFIAGAATMFLSLPRFGAYKRALIATSKVLGTGEEPGAWIELARVRRVAMLYACFPAWVAALTVLVGLEAVPQILLALSTVVVLYLYRIPRQLG; this comes from the coding sequence GTGACACGCGCCGAGGTCAAGCGGCGCCTGGCGCTGGCCTGGTGGCAGTACCTGGCCGTGGGCCTGGTGCCGCTGCCGGTCATGGCCTGGGCCTTTGGTGGTGGTGATGCGCTGATCCCGGTGCTGGCCATGCCACTGTTCATTGCCGGTGCGGCCACCATGTTCCTCAGCTTGCCGCGCTTCGGCGCCTACAAGCGTGCACTGATCGCCACCTCCAAAGTGCTCGGCACGGGCGAAGAGCCTGGCGCCTGGATCGAACTGGCGCGGGTACGGCGCGTGGCCATGCTGTATGCCTGCTTCCCAGCCTGGGTCGCAGCGCTGACGGTGCTTGTCGGTCTGGAGGCGGTGCCGCAGATCCTGCTGGCATTGTCCACGGTGGTAGTGCTGTACCTCTATCGTATTCCGCGTCAGCTCGGCTGA